The Corvus hawaiiensis isolate bCorHaw1 chromosome 2, bCorHaw1.pri.cur, whole genome shotgun sequence genome includes a window with the following:
- the TAB3 gene encoding TGF-beta-activated kinase 1 and MAP3K7-binding protein 3 isoform X1 produces the protein MAQGSQQLDVQVLHDLRQRFPEIPEGVVSQCMLQNNNNLDACCRALAQESNKYLYMEYHSPDDTRMNRNSLLHINLGIHPHTSYQAGDGAQLNGGRTLVHSSSDGHIDPQRTAGKQLICLVQEPHSAPAVVAASPSYNPFFMNDQNRNAATPPPQPPPQPSSIQPGMNTSAMQGPPPTYMHIPRYSTNPITVTVSQNLPSGQSVPRALQILPQIPSNLYGTPGSIYIRQTSQSSSGRQTPQNTQWHSSPQGPVPHYTPRPLPVYPHQQNYQPSQYSPKQPQIPQSAFRSPPASQCPSPFGSPQHQVQPPQLSHQSSHVFMPPSPSTVPPHPYQQASQTFQKQGGHSVSYLPPFAGPSLSKGSMNKIEITVEPPQRPGTAMNRSPSPISNQPSQRNQHPLYAPTTPPSSSPSRGMSGQPKPPFSVNPVYITYTQPTGPAGAPTQSPRVMVSQPNPTIFKITVGRAPTENLLNLVDQEERSAAPEPIQPISVIPGSGGEKGSHKYQRSSSSGSDDYAYTQALLLHQRARMERLAKELKLEKEELERLKTEVNGMEHDLMQRRLRRVSCTTAIPTPEEMTRLRSLNRQLQINVDCTLKEVDLLQSRGNFDPKAACNFYDNIEPGPVVPPKPYKKEHQNSSKQTPRTQPRDEDFEGAPWNCGSCTFLNHPALNRCEQCEMPRYT, from the exons ATGGCGCAGGGCAGCCAACAGCTTGACGTGCAGGTACTCCATGATCTCCGGCAGCGTTTCCCTGAGATACCTGAAGGGGTGGTATCTCAGTGCATGCTTCAG AACAACAACAACCTTGATGCCTGTTGTCGAGCCCTTGCGCAGGAGAGCAACAAGTATTTGTATATGGAGTACCACAGCCCTGATGACACCAGAATGAATAGAAATAGCCTTTTGCACATTAATCTGGGTATTCATCCTCATACCAGCTATCAAGCGGGGGATGGAGCTCAACTTAATGGTGGTCGTACACTGGTACACAGCTCAAGCGATGGACACATTGACCCGCAGCGCACGGCAGGTAAACAGCTGATTTGCTTAGTTCAAGAACCACATTCTGCTCCCGCCGTTGTGGCAGCTTCTCCTAGTTACAATCCATTTTTCATGAATGACCAGAATAGAAATGCAGCTACTCCTCCTCCACAGCCACCTCCACAGCCATCTTCCATACAACCAGGAATGAACACGTCTGCTATGCAAGGCCCTCCTCCCACGTATATGCACATACCTCGGTACAGTACAAATCCCATTACTGTTACAGTATCACAAAACCTCCCCTCTGGACAGAGTGTACCCAGAGCTCTACAAATTCTTCCACAGATTCCAAGCAATCTTTATGGGACTCCTGGCTCTATTTATATTAGACAGACATCTCAAAGTTCTTCAGGACGACAGACTCCTCAGAATACGCAGTGGCATTCATCGCCACAGGGCCCAGTTCCACATTATACTCCTCGTCCTCTACCTGTATATCCACATCAACAGAACTACCAACCTTCTCAGTATTCTCCAAAACAACCCCAGATCCCTCAGTCGGCTTTTCGATCACCACCGGCATCCCAGTGTCCCTCTCCCTTTGGCTCTCCTCAACACCAAGTTCAACCTCCTCAGCTGAGTCATCAGAGTTCACATGTTTTCATGCCTCCTAGCCCTTCCACTGTCCCACCCCATCCATATCAGCAAGCATCCCAGACTTTTCAAAAGCAAGGTGGTCACTCTGTATCATACCTTCCTCCTTTTGCTGGACCTAGTTTATCCAAAGGTTCCatgaataaaatagaaattacagTTGAGCCACCGCAAAGACCTGGGACTGCAATGAACAGAAGCCCTTCACCAATAAGTAATCAACCATCTCAACGAAACCAGCACCCGCTGTATGCGCCCACTACTCCTCCTTCAAGCTCTCCATCCAGAGGTATGTCAGGACAACCCAAACCTCCATTTAGTGTTAATCCAGTATATATTACCTACACTCAACCAACTGGACCTGCAGGTGCACCAACACAGTCTCCTCGGGTAATGGTATCTCAGCCAAACCcaaccatttttaaaatcacagtaGGTCGAGCACCGACTGAGAATCTTTTAAATTTAGTGGACCAAGAAGAGCGTTCTGCAGCACCAGAACCTATTCAGCCTATTTCTGTAATCCCAGGatctggaggagaaaaaggaagccATAAGTATCAGAGAAGTTCTAGTTCTGGATCAGACGACTATGCTTACACTCAAG CCTTGCTGTTACATCAGCGAGCAAGGATGGAGAGATTAGCAAAGGAACTGAAGCTTGAGAAAGAAGAGCTCGAACGCCTGAAAACCGAAGTCAATGGTATGGAGCATGATCTGATGCAGAGGCGGCTTCGAAGAGTCAGCTGTACAACTGCAATTCCAACA CCTGAGGAAATGACCAGATTGAGAAGCCTCAACAGACAACTCCAGATAAATGTTGACTGTACACTGAAAGAAGTTGATCTCCTTCAATCTAGAG GAAACTTTGATCCGAAAGCCGCATGTAACTTCTATGATAACATAGAGCCTGGTCCTGTTGTGCCACCAAAGCCATATAAAAAAG AGCATCAGAACAGCTCCAAACAGACTCCACGGACTCAGCCAAGAGATGAAGACTTTGAAGGGGCCCCATGGAATTGTGGTAGCTGCACCTTCCTAAATCACCCAGCACTAAATCGCTGTGAACAGTGTGAAATGCCACGATACACCTGA
- the TAB3 gene encoding TGF-beta-activated kinase 1 and MAP3K7-binding protein 3 isoform X2 yields MAQGSQQLDVQVLHDLRQRFPEIPEGVVSQCMLQNNNNLDACCRALAQESNKYLYMEYHSPDDTRMNRNSLLHINLGIHPHTSYQAGDGAQLNGGRTLVHSSSDGHIDPQRTAGKQLICLVQEPHSAPAVVAASPSYNPFFMNDQNRNAATPPPQPPPQPSSIQPGMNTSAMQGPPPTYMHIPRYSTNPITVTVSQNLPSGQSVPRALQILPQIPSNLYGTPGSIYIRQTSQSSSGRQTPQNTQWHSSPQGPVPHYTPRPLPVYPHQQNYQPSQYSPKQPQIPQSAFRSPPASQCPSPFGSPQHQVQPPQLSHQSSHVFMPPSPSTVPPHPYQQASQTFQKQGGHSVSYLPPFAGPSLSKGSMNKIEITVEPPQRPGTAMNRSPSPISNQPSQRNQHPLYAPTTPPSSSPSRGMSGQPKPPFSVNPVYITYTQPTGPAGAPTQSPRVMVSQPNPTIFKITVGRAPTENLLNLVDQEERSAAPEPIQPISVIPGSGGEKGSHKYQRSSSSGSDDYAYTQALLLHQRARMERLAKELKLEKEELERLKTEVNGMEHDLMQRRLRRVSCTTAIPTVSNFLRK; encoded by the exons ATGGCGCAGGGCAGCCAACAGCTTGACGTGCAGGTACTCCATGATCTCCGGCAGCGTTTCCCTGAGATACCTGAAGGGGTGGTATCTCAGTGCATGCTTCAG AACAACAACAACCTTGATGCCTGTTGTCGAGCCCTTGCGCAGGAGAGCAACAAGTATTTGTATATGGAGTACCACAGCCCTGATGACACCAGAATGAATAGAAATAGCCTTTTGCACATTAATCTGGGTATTCATCCTCATACCAGCTATCAAGCGGGGGATGGAGCTCAACTTAATGGTGGTCGTACACTGGTACACAGCTCAAGCGATGGACACATTGACCCGCAGCGCACGGCAGGTAAACAGCTGATTTGCTTAGTTCAAGAACCACATTCTGCTCCCGCCGTTGTGGCAGCTTCTCCTAGTTACAATCCATTTTTCATGAATGACCAGAATAGAAATGCAGCTACTCCTCCTCCACAGCCACCTCCACAGCCATCTTCCATACAACCAGGAATGAACACGTCTGCTATGCAAGGCCCTCCTCCCACGTATATGCACATACCTCGGTACAGTACAAATCCCATTACTGTTACAGTATCACAAAACCTCCCCTCTGGACAGAGTGTACCCAGAGCTCTACAAATTCTTCCACAGATTCCAAGCAATCTTTATGGGACTCCTGGCTCTATTTATATTAGACAGACATCTCAAAGTTCTTCAGGACGACAGACTCCTCAGAATACGCAGTGGCATTCATCGCCACAGGGCCCAGTTCCACATTATACTCCTCGTCCTCTACCTGTATATCCACATCAACAGAACTACCAACCTTCTCAGTATTCTCCAAAACAACCCCAGATCCCTCAGTCGGCTTTTCGATCACCACCGGCATCCCAGTGTCCCTCTCCCTTTGGCTCTCCTCAACACCAAGTTCAACCTCCTCAGCTGAGTCATCAGAGTTCACATGTTTTCATGCCTCCTAGCCCTTCCACTGTCCCACCCCATCCATATCAGCAAGCATCCCAGACTTTTCAAAAGCAAGGTGGTCACTCTGTATCATACCTTCCTCCTTTTGCTGGACCTAGTTTATCCAAAGGTTCCatgaataaaatagaaattacagTTGAGCCACCGCAAAGACCTGGGACTGCAATGAACAGAAGCCCTTCACCAATAAGTAATCAACCATCTCAACGAAACCAGCACCCGCTGTATGCGCCCACTACTCCTCCTTCAAGCTCTCCATCCAGAGGTATGTCAGGACAACCCAAACCTCCATTTAGTGTTAATCCAGTATATATTACCTACACTCAACCAACTGGACCTGCAGGTGCACCAACACAGTCTCCTCGGGTAATGGTATCTCAGCCAAACCcaaccatttttaaaatcacagtaGGTCGAGCACCGACTGAGAATCTTTTAAATTTAGTGGACCAAGAAGAGCGTTCTGCAGCACCAGAACCTATTCAGCCTATTTCTGTAATCCCAGGatctggaggagaaaaaggaagccATAAGTATCAGAGAAGTTCTAGTTCTGGATCAGACGACTATGCTTACACTCAAG CCTTGCTGTTACATCAGCGAGCAAGGATGGAGAGATTAGCAAAGGAACTGAAGCTTGAGAAAGAAGAGCTCGAACGCCTGAAAACCGAAGTCAATGGTATGGAGCATGATCTGATGCAGAGGCGGCTTCGAAGAGTCAGCTGTACAACTGCAATTCCAACAGTAAGCAATTT CCTGAGGAAATGA